From Salvia splendens isolate huo1 chromosome 3, SspV2, whole genome shotgun sequence, a single genomic window includes:
- the LOC121794434 gene encoding uncharacterized protein LOC121794434, translating to MRPAMESGQDDELEKVKKELLHHAMRRDWWQVVRTYKLNKQASTAKITRSGDTVLHMAISDSDYYSLTVIRLLEFASKEALRIANDHGNTPLHVAAYLGNARVCRWIANAHPHLIGERNKQGETPIFLAVAHGRKQAFLCMHTIIRRNGLGLGFCGKDDGRTILHSAISGGHFELAFQIIHMYPKLNRNDANGITPLHLLATKPSAFKSGTRMGILRTIVYHCLYIRKLQFHKDEEDPKQSLTFCGHIRSWLYSSQEKDTENPNNDRRRPPLEFGSKGGLDSDYASFCAPIGECLSLIFHKFVTCLTLGMNNQIQKVIEEKRQHKWTVQIMKELVNRMSSYDFEIEVRSPPPSINEDGDGGVFDISDVKLQDLEHQKSNIVQKDGREEISFSAASQPEVTIMVEKTNGNFGITIRDKEDKKGNKTLKQNPKKETPLLFATKHGIIEMVKYILEKYPLAVHNENVDGKNIVLLAVESRQPHVYNFLLKQKILTQTIFYKTDNDGNSALHLAAMLANRRNWLIPGPALQMQWEVKWYEFVEKSMPAKFFMPCNQDGETPWEMFTENHKELAKEASEWLYKTSESCSVVAVLIATVAFTASSTVPGGIESNGTPVLKKQPAFNVFAIASLVALCFSIASVVMFMAFFTSRHREKDYGTNLPAKLLVELTSLLISIAAVLVSFCAAHFFVIKDTFKYTAFSLYAATLFPVALYAFWQIPMYYELVKATARSTPQRVYEHD from the exons atgaggcCAGCAATGGAGTCCGGGCAAGATGATGAGTTGGAGAAGGTGAAGAAGGAGCTGCTGCACCACGCCATGAGACGCGACTGGTGGCAGGTGGTCCGTACCTACAAACTTAACAAACAAGCTTCCACTGCCAAGATCACCCGCTCCGGTGACACCGTCCTCCACATGGCCATCTCCGACTCCGACTACTACTCTCTCACCGTCATACGCCTCCTCGAGTTCGCCAGCAAAGAGGCCCTCCGCATCGCCAACGATCACGGTAACACGCCGCTCCACGTGGCCGCCTACCTCGGCAACGCCAGGGTGTGCCGCTGGATCGCCAACGCCCACCCCCACCTCATCGGTGAGCGCAACAAACAAGGCGAGACGCCTATATTCCTCGCCGTCGCCCACGGCCGCAAACAGGCCTTCCTTTGCATGCACACTATCATAAGGCGGAACGGCCTTGGCTTGGGCTTTTGCGGCAAGGACGACGGCAGGACCATCCTCCACTCCGCCATTTCGGGAGGGCATTTCG AATTGGCATTTCAAATAATCCATATGTATCCGAAGCTAAACCGGAACGATGCAAATGGAATCACTCCGCTTCATCTTCTGGCTACCAAGCCATCCGCCTTTAAAAGTGGGACCCGCATGGGAATTCTTCGAACTATTGTCTATCACT GTTTATACATTAGAAAGCTTCAGTTTCATAAGGACGAAGAAGATCCTAAGCAATCTCTAACCTTTTGCGGCCACATTCGTTCATGGCTCT ATTCGAGCCAAGAAAAGGATACAGAGAATCCAAACAATGATCGCCGACGACCACCCCTGGAATTTGGTAGTAAAGGAG GCTTGGACTCGGACTATGCTTCCTTCTGCGCACCCATTGGCGAATGTCTATCACTTATATTTCACAAATTTGTAACATGTTTAACCTTAG GGATGAACAACCAAATACAAAAGGTTATAGAGGAAAAGAGACAGCATAAATGGACGGTCCAGATCATGAAAGAATTGGTTAACAGAATGTCTTCTTACGATTTTGAAATAGAAGTGAGATCGCCTCCTCCATCGATCAACGAAGATGGAGATGGTGGAGTGTTTGATATTAGTGATGTCAAATTGCAAGATCTTGAGCATCAAAAGTCCAACATTGTCCAAAAAG ATGGAAGAGAGGAGATATCATTTTCAGCTGCATCGCAGCCAGAAGTGACAATAATGGTGGAAAAAACGAATGGAAATTTCGGAATAACTATTCGAGACAAAGAGGATAAGAAAGGAAACAAGACATTGAAGCAAAACCCTAAAAAGGAAACCCCTCTGCTCTTTGCAACGAAGCATGGTATAATAGAAATGGTGAAATACATACTTGAGAAGTACCCTTTGGCCGTTCACAACGAGAACGTTGATGGGAAGAACATAGTTTTGCTGGCCGTGGAATCTAGGCAACCACATGTCTACAACTTCTTACTCAAACAAAAGATTCTAACTCAAACCATTTTCTACAAGACGGACAACGACGGTAATAGCGCCCTGCATCTTGCCGCCATGCTCGCTAACCGGAGGAACTGGCTCATCCCTGGCCCCGCCTTGCAGATGCAGTGGGAGGTCAAGTGGTATGAG TTTGTGGAGAAATCAATGCCTGCGAAATTCTTTATGCCATGTAACCAAGATGGGGAAACACCTTGGGAAATGTTCACCGAAAACCACAAAGAGCTGGCCAAGGAAGCTAGCGAGTGGCTGTACAAGACGTCGGAATCGTGCTCCGTCGTGGCTGTGCTCATCGCCACTGTGGCTTTCACTGCCTCCAGCACCGTGCCCGGAGGCATCGAGTCCAATGGCACACCCGTGCTTAAGAAACAGCCCGCATTCAATGTTTTCGCCATTGCTTCACTGGTTGCGCTCTGCTTCTCCATAGCCTCGGTTGTCATGTTCATGGCTTTCTTCACCTCAAG GCATCGAGAGAAAGATTACGGGACGAACCTGCCGGCGAAGCTGCTGGTAGAGTTGACGTCGCTGCTAATATCAATAGCGGCAGTGCTGGTATCGTTCTGCGCAGCACATTTTTTTGTGATAAAGGATACCTTCAAATACACGGCCTTCTCGCTCTATGCCGCCACACTTTTTCCGGTGGCACTCTACGCCTTTTGGCAGATTCCGATGTACTATGAGCTCGTTAAAGCTACTGCCAGGTCCACGCCTCAGAGAGTATACGAACACGACTAG